TGAGCCAATTACGGCGAAGCTAGTAGCTAATCTCTTAGAAACAGCAGGTGCTACACGAGTGATTACATTAGATCTTCACGCTCCTCAAATACAAGGGTTCTTTGATATTTTAATTGACCATTTAATGGGAGTACCTATTTTGGCAGAGTATTTCGAAGAAAATGGTTTTAAAGATGAAGATATTGTGATTGTCTCTCCTGACCACGGTGGAGTAACGAGAGCACGTAAGCTGGCAGAAAGACTAAAAGCACCGATTGCTATTATTGATAAACGTCGTCCGAAGCCAAATGTTGCTGAAGTAATGAATATTGTTGGTAATATTGAAGGGAAAAAAGCGGTACTTATTGATGATATCATTGATACAGCTGGTACGATTACACTTGCAGCTAATGCTCTTGTAGAGAATGGTGCTAAAGAAGTGTATGCTTGTTGTACACACCCTGTTCTCTCTGGACCAGCTATTGAGCGGATTCAAAATTCTAAGATTAAGCAGCTTGTTGTGACCAACTCCATCGTTTTAAATGAAGACAAAATGATTGATAAAGTTGTTCAACTTTCAGTTGCACCTTTAATTGGAGAAGCAATTATACGTGTATTTGAACAACAATCTGTTAGTACTTTATTTGATTAAAGAAAAAGACC
This genomic stretch from Bacillus spongiae harbors:
- a CDS encoding ribose-phosphate diphosphokinase codes for the protein MTNQYPNSKLKIFSLNSNVALAQQIADVVGVNLGKSSVKRFSDGEIQINIEESIRGCDVFVIQSTSTPVNENLMELLIMVDALKRAAAKTINIVMPYYGYARQDRKARAREPITAKLVANLLETAGATRVITLDLHAPQIQGFFDILIDHLMGVPILAEYFEENGFKDEDIVIVSPDHGGVTRARKLAERLKAPIAIIDKRRPKPNVAEVMNIVGNIEGKKAVLIDDIIDTAGTITLAANALVENGAKEVYACCTHPVLSGPAIERIQNSKIKQLVVTNSIVLNEDKMIDKVVQLSVAPLIGEAIIRVFEQQSVSTLFD